cacacttagtTTGTTTTTGGAATGTGCTGCATCCGGCGCCGGCACTGGTACCCAcaccccgcacccatgtgacatagttttgCTCCCTCTCTTTcacctctttctccctcttggtGAGTTTCATCTCCTTTTCCACTCTTCctatttatttctctcttcctcactcTTGGTATCTAGACTCagcttctctctccttttttgcCCAATCAGTGAAAGCTGCAAAGCATTTCAAGACTCATTTCAGAACTACACTAGAGGAGAATGGCGACAGAAtcagagggggaggaggaggtaAAGCAAGCAGGAAGTCCAGAGCTTATTGTTGATGACAATCTGTGGGAAATGGCTAAAAAGGCTGCTTGGAGTGTCAGTTCATTCAAACAAGGCAATGGAGTCCTCTCTCTAACTGATGGCAACCTAGACACTTACTGGCagtaagctctctctctttctcatttttagaACATAAGTAGCATCAAATACTAACACTATGTGTGCTAGTATCATTTGTCATTAGTTTTCAAGAAGTCAATAATCACTTAAATTTCATTCTTAACACAATCAAACAATTGAAATTgagaatatatatgtgtgtgtgtgtgaaaacgGTCAAGGATTCATTAATTATGGACTGTCCGATCAAGTCAACTGATGGTTTATATAGTggtatattttaattttaaaaaagtaacTTTATGAAACACAATTACTCATAGAGGAGTTCACATAGCCTtcatatttacaattttttcgCACGTATGTggcatgtatatatgtatgtatgcctTGAGAGCTTTTACCAATTGACTCTTAATTCTTTAAAACAAATTATGTTTAAGTTTGTGGCATTTATGTTGATGCGGAGGCTGtcaatttccttttttggaTTTCCTATTGATGCTGACTGAGTAAACTTTTTGTGAAGCTATGATCTTCATTTATCTTGGCCTCAAGTGTCAAATTTGAGGTACATATTTTGTGAACTTTTCTCTGAAGTTAATGCCTGCATAAGAGAGATATGCAGACATTGAAAGATACATGTAAGACTGTTGAAGAGAGTGTCTCAGCAGCTTTAGACCAGAATCCCTTCTTCCACAGTGTGCCTGTTAGGTACTTTATAACCCATAAATCAATAACCAGAAAAACTCTTGCATCTATGCTGGATAGAAAATAACTGAAAGCAGTTAGATGCATATGAACTTTTAGTTTGTAGTTCCAGATGGTTGTGAAGATGTGACAGATTTTGCCAATTCTATATGTCTTAATATATGCAATTCTAACTgcaatttttattcttttgttcttcatgaGCTGTTTTGCGACCCTGCTTTAGATTTTTTTAGCAGTTTTTTGAGACAACTTTCATTTGCAGATCAGATGGTGCACAACCTCATCTAGTAAATATCCAATTTCAGAAGAAAGTCAAGCTTCAGGTTTGACCCTCCATTTATGATCTCAACGGTGCCTCAAGGATTTGATGTCCATAGACTTATTGTGCAGTTATTGGTACTCTACGTTGACTTCAAGCTTGACGAGAGCTACACACCTAGCAAAATATCAATACGTGCTGGTGATGGTTTCCATAATTTGAAGGTAATTTTTTTGTGGGGCCTATGTTAGTGTCACTAATTTTATCTTGTGAGAATTATTGCAGG
This window of the Nymphaea colorata isolate Beijing-Zhang1983 chromosome 2, ASM883128v2, whole genome shotgun sequence genome carries:
- the LOC116247922 gene encoding anaphase-promoting complex subunit 10 isoform X1, with amino-acid sequence MATESEGEEEVKQAGSPELIVDDNLWEMAKKAAWSVSSFKQGNGVLSLTDGNLDTYWQSDGAQPHLVNIQFQKKVKLQLLVLYVDFKLDESYTPSKISIRAGDGFHNLKEVKMMELEKPIGWIHIPLSGSDPRETFIHTFMLQIAVLSNHLNGRDTHIRQIRVYGPRPNPVPHQPFHFTSREFTMYSSVR
- the LOC116247922 gene encoding anaphase-promoting complex subunit 10 isoform X2 is translated as MATESEGEEEVKQAGSPELIVDDNLWEMAKKAAWSVSSFKQGNGVLSLTDGNLDTYWQSDGAQPHLLLVLYVDFKLDESYTPSKISIRAGDGFHNLKEVKMMELEKPIGWIHIPLSGSDPRETFIHTFMLQIAVLSNHLNGRDTHIRQIRVYGPRPNPVPHQPFHFTSREFTMYSSVR